The proteins below come from a single Carassius carassius chromosome 11, fCarCar2.1, whole genome shotgun sequence genomic window:
- the gjc4b gene encoding gap junction gamma-1 protein has product MSWSFLTRLLDEISNHSTFVGKIWLTLFIIFRIVLTVVGGESIYYDEQSKFVCNTQQPGCENVCYDAFAPLSHVRFWVFQIIMITTPTIMYLGFAMHKIARMNDEEYKPTNRKRMPMINRGANRDYEEAEDNGEEDPMMTEEILPEKEKAPEKPAPKHDGRRRIKRNGLMKMYILQLLSRVVFEIGFLFGQYILYGFEVAPSYVCTRSPCPHTVDCFVSRPTEKTIFLLIMYAVSCLCLSLTVLEILHLGLSGIRDAFRRRARSHSVARPRGAICRQVPTAPPGYHTALKKDKLSMGLKPGYNLDSGRESFGDESSARDFDRLRKHLKLAQQHLDMAYQNGEGSPLRSSSPESNGTAVEQNRLNFAQEKQGSTCVKGISA; this is encoded by the exons ATGAGCTGGAGCTTTCTTACGCGGCTGTTGGATGAAATCTCCAACCACTCCACTTTTGTGGGCAAGATCTGGCTCACGTTATTCATCATCTTCCGCATTGTGTTGACTGTTGTGGGGGGAGAATCTATATACTACGATGAACAGAGCAAATTTGTGTGTAACACCCAGCAACCTGGATGCGAGAATGTCTGCTATGATGCGTTTGCACCACTCTCTCATGTAAGGTTTTGGGTATTTCAGATCATTATGATCACAACCCCCACAATTATGTACCTGGGCTTTGCTATGCATAAGATCGCTCGCATGAATGATGAGGAGTATAAGCCAACAAACAGGAAACGCATGCCCATGATCAACCGTGGAGCCAACCGTGACTATGAGGAGGCTGAGGACAACGGTGAGGAAGATCCCATGATGACTGAGGAGATCCTGCCAGAGAAAGAAAAAGCTCCCGAGAAGCCTGCCCCTAAACACGACGGGCGGCGGAGGATAAAGCGTAACGGGCTCATGAAGATGTACATCCTGCAGCTTCTGTCTCGTGTTGTTTTCGAGATTGGCTTTCTCTTCGGCCAGTACATCCTGTATGGCTTTGAGGTCGCCCCCTCATACGTGTGCACTCGTAGCCCCTGCCCACACACGGTGGACTGCTTTGTGTCACGTCCCACAGAGAAAACAATCTTTCTGCTGATCATGTATGCCGTGAGCTGTCTCTGCTTGTCTCTAACCGTGCTGGAGATTCTTCACTTGGGCCTCAGTGGAATCCGTGATGCTTTTCGGCGACGTGCGCGCAGCCACAGCGTTGCACGTCCCCGTGGAGCCATATGCAGACAGGTGCCCACCGCCCCACCTGGGTACCACACTGCCCTGAAAAAAGACAAACTGTCCATGGGATTGAAACCAGGCTATAATTTAGACTCGGGTCGGGAGTCTTTTGGTGATGAGTCATCTGCGCGAGATTTTGACCGACTGCGTAAACACCTAAAACTGGCCCAGCAGCATCTGGATATGGCCTATCAGAATGGTGAGGGCAGTCCTTTACGCAGCAGCAGCCCAGAGTCCAATGGCACGGCTGTTGAGCAGAACAGGCTCAACTTTGCTCAGGAGAAGCAGGGAAGCACATGTGTAAAAG gGATCAGTGCATGA